From Struthio camelus isolate bStrCam1 chromosome 21, bStrCam1.hap1, whole genome shotgun sequence, one genomic window encodes:
- the LOC104141955 gene encoding actin, cytoplasmic — MLGAGQKEYYIGEEAQSKRGVLSLNYPIDHGIVTSWDDMERIWRHVYECELRIKASERPVLLTEAPLNPLQNREKMTEIMFEGFMVPAMYVAVQATLALYASARTTGIVMDSGDGVTHTVPIYEGYCLPHAVSRLDIAGRDITEYFMRLLLESGHSFVSTAEREIVRDIKEKLCYVALDPIQEMKTKPEEIMKEYRLPDGNIIKIGNQLFRAPETLFMPANIGVEAPGVHKMIFNSVMKCDIDVRRNLYGNILLSGGSTLFPGLDERILREMQLQVPPGISVRIIAPPERKYCVWIGASILTCLTSFKQMWVTVSDYKDFGAAVVHRKCF; from the coding sequence ATGCTGGGAGCCGGACAAAAAGAATATTATATTGGAGAAGAAGCTCAGTCCAAAAGAGGGGTCCTATCTTTGAATTATCCAATCGACCATGGCATAGTTACATCCTGGGATGACATGGAAAGGATCTGGAGACATGTCTATGAGTGTGAGCTGAGAATCAAAGCTAGTGAAAGGCCAGTGCTGCTGACTGAAGCCCCACTCAATCCTCTACAGAACCGGGAAAAAATGACAGAGATCATGTTTGAAGGCTTTATGGTGCCAGCTATGTATGTTGCAGTCCAGGCAACTCTGGCTCTCTATGCATCAGCACGTACCACTGGAATAGTCATGGACAGTGGGGATGGCGTTACCCACACTGTCCCCATATATGAAGGATATTGTTTACCCCATGCTGTCTCCAGGCTGGATATTGCTGGCCGGGATATCACTGAATATTTTATGAGGCTCCTTTTGGAGAGCGGGCACTCTTTTGTTAGCACAGCTGAAAGGGAAATTGTGAGAGATATCAAGGAGAAGTTGTGCTACGTGGCTTTAGACCCCAtccaagaaatgaaaacaaaaccagaagaaatcATGAAAGAATACAGACTGCCTGACGGCAATATCATTAAGATAGGCAATCAGCTCTTTCGTGCCCCAGAGACCCTTTTTATGCCTGCAAACATTGGAGTTGAAGCCCCTGGCGTGCACAAAATGATCTTCAATAGTGTCATGAAATGTGACATTGATGTGCGCAGGAATCTTTATGGCAACATCCTGCTCTCAGGTGGGTCCACTCTCTTCCCTGGCCTGGATGAGCGGATCCTGAGGGAGATGCAGCTGCAAGTGCCTCCTGGCATTTCTGTGAGGATCATTGCCCCCCCTGAGAGGAAATACTGTGTGTGGATTGGGGCTTCCATCCTCACCTGCCTGACATCTTTCAAACAAATGTGGGTCACTGTGAGTGATTACAAGGATTTTGGGGCAGCCGTAGTCCACCGGAAATGCTTTTAA